TACACCCGAGCGGCGAAAAAGCGCCCGGAGCGGAACGGTGCCGCCAGCGTATCAGGAATTGGTCGCCCGCGCATGCGCGCGCGCGAGGTGCCGACGCAGCGCGTCGCCGAGCTGAACGCCCCTGCGCTGCATCATGCGTTCGGCGACGTCGATGAACTTCGATGCATGGAACGTTGCGTACGGTTCCCGCTCACCCCACGAGAATGGCGCGACGAACTTGGGATGCGTGGCTGCGCCGAAGACGTTTGCACCGGCGCCAAGCACGGTGCCCGTGGTGAGCATCGTCCCGATGCCGGTCTTCACATGGTCGCCGAACATGGTGCCGAGGAATTGCTGCCCGGTGTCGACGATTCCTGCGGGCGTCCACAGATGCACGGTGCCGTACGTGTTCTTCAGATTGCTGGTAGTCGTGCCGGCACCGAGGTTCACCCATCGGCCCAGGTACGAATGGCCGACGAAGCCCGTGTGTCCCTTGTTGGAATGGCCGAGCACGATCGTGGAGCTCATCTCCCCGCGAATCTTGCATTTGTCACCGATCGAGCAGTTGGCGATGCGATCACCGACTATGGTTGTGTCCGCGCCGATGCAACATGGGCCAACCACCCGTGTGAACGCCGAAATCGTCGCTCCCTTGCGGATGAGGATAGGACCCGCTGTCGCGTCGAATATCACGTACGATTCGATCGCCGCGCCGCGCTCGATGGCCACTTGATGCGGTCCCAGAATTCCGGCTGGCTCTGGTACCGTATCGATGCTCGCAGCGATGATGGGGATGTCTTCCATCAGCTGCTGAGATAATTGCGCGATGAGATCCCAGATCGCAGAGATCCAGCGTCCGCGGAGGCTGGTGACGCGTGAATTGGTCGCCCACGTTTCGAGGGCTTGCGAGCCGTCGGCGAGGGCGGAGGCCGGGAGCGGCCGTGTCAGCCGAACCGCGCAGATACGACCGTCGCAGCTCCAGGCCGAATCGGTTCCTCTCAGCGTTTCGTCGAGCGCGACGACGAAGCGGGAATTCCCGATGATTGCGCCCGCGGGCATGACTGCGTCGGCGGCGAGCGCGGGCGGCGCATCGCTCTCCTCGAAATCGGCGAGGGAAGCGGCGCTCGCAAAGCCAGCGACGTTGCCCACCAGCACCGACGCCCAGCGTCGCCGTATCAGCTCCGCGCCAGCACGCAGCTCGGAAACAGGACGCGTGAGCGCGAACGGCTCGAAGCTTCGCGCCAGTGCGTCGTCGTAGACGTAGAGCGAAGTCATGTGCGAGCCTGAATCCCGGGTGGCAGAGACTCGATGAGGCCCTTGAGATCGACAGAGCGATCGCGGGTCGTGACGAGCGTGAGCCCGTCACGAGTGACGACGACGAGATCGGACACGCCAAACAGCACCACGGCGTTGCCTTCGGCGTGAACCACGTTGTTGGTCGCGTCGGACACGACCGCAGTTCCGCTCACGACATTTCCATGTCCGTCCTGCACGCGTACGCGATGCAATGATGCCCACGTACCGACATCGTCCCAGCCGAAATCACCGGGAACCACGTATACGCAGTCGCTGCGCTCGAGTACGCCAACATCGACCGATACGGACTTGACCGACGCGAAGAATCGGGCAAGCGAGTCGGGCTTTCCATCGATCTCGTCGAGAGCCTGCGCAACCTCGGGAGTGTGCTTTCGCACTTCGTCGAGAAAGTCGCCGACGCGCCAGACGAAAATGCCGGAGTTCCACAGGCACGAGCTGGCGCATAACTCGACAGCGCGCTCACGTGTGGGTTTTTCGATGAAGCGTCGCACGCGGCGCGCTGGCGAGCCGGCTACGGCGTCTCCTGGCTCGATGTACCCGAAGCCCGGATCGGGACGAGTGGGAACTATGCCGACGGTCACCAAGCCGTGCTGTTCGCGCGCAACGTCCACGGCGCGCTCGAGTGTCGCGCGAAATTCCGGCTCGTCTGCGATCGCCCAGTCCGCGTGCACGCAGATCATCACGGTTTCGGGGCCAGCGCGTCGTGCGATCTCGGCTGCTGCGAATGCAAGCGCCGCAGCCGTGCCTGCCGGCCGAGGCTCCAGGACGATATTGGCGCGTGACAGCTCCGGGACCGCCGCGCAGATCGGATCGACGAGCGACGCGTTTGTAAGTACCAGAGTGCGCTCATTCGGAACGAGGTCGTGCATGCGCTGCAGCGTCGCGACCAGCAACGGGCGCTCGTCAACGAGCGGAAGCAGTTGCTTTGGACGCTCCGGTGTGCTGAGCGGCCAGAACCGCGAGCCTATGCCTCCGGCGAGGACGACACTCCAGGCCTGCTCAGTCATTGGTCCTCGGGATCCTTGATGCCGGTCAGGCGCGCAACGAGCGCGTACAATTTCTTCGGACTGAATGGCTTGGTGACGAATGCGTTGGCTCCACTCGCCAATGCTGCGCGCTCCTGTTCATCCTGGCCCGCCGCTGTGAGAATGATTGCGGGTATATCACTGTGCAGTGTACCACGCAGGTCCTGCAGTACGTCGAGCCCGGTTCGCTCCGGCATCATGAGATCGAGCACGACCAGGTCGAACCGTGTGTCACCTGCGTGAAGTGAGTCGATCGCCTCTCGGCCATCGAATGCGAGCGTGACGTCGAACGGTCCCGCCTCGAGCTTCATCTTGATGATGCGACCAATGTGCGGCTCGTCGTCCGCGACGAGTACCTGCTTGCGCTGCTGTGCGCCTTCTGTTGCCAACGAACTGTTCCTAGACCAACGCGGCCATTGACGACCGGTGTTGTCTGAGGTCGTACAGCAGATCGGCGAGCGCTACGTCAGCGGTCGCGGAGACGAACAGCAGCGCCTGATCGGATAGCCGCAACACGACGCCGTAGCCGCGCTCGAATTCGAGCACCGCCAGGGCGGCCGTTCCGGATCCGGCAGCGTCGCCCAACTGGCTGGCCGCAGTGGCCACCGCCGGAACGCGGGCGGCCAGCGCCTCGGCGCGATTCTGAGCCGTATCGTGTGTCTCGATCAGGAGGCCATCGGCGCCCAGAATCACGACCGCTTCAACCCCTGGACGGTTCTGGATCGCTTCCGTCAACTCGCGTAGTGTCGCCATGCGTTGAAAAGTACCGTCCCGACGGCTATTCTACGAGGCTACGCCACGGGGAATTCTGCTCTCTGGCGGGTACTCCCATTTCTAACCGCTCCGCTTCAGCGCATGCACCTACGCTATCCCGCCGCGGCGGCCGCGGCCATTGTCGGCCTTGCGCTCGCCACAGGCTGTAAGGACACGAACATACTTCAGGCGGATCTGCCTGTGGTTACGGATACGCTCGTTGCGTATGCGTTGAGCGGTACGTCAGCCAGCCTGCCGAGCGCGCTGTCGGTGACCATTCGATCGACTGTTCGAGTGGATGGCACGGGTTCTTTCGATGTTGGATTCGACTTCGACAGCACGGGCCGGGTGGTGGTGAGTCCGGTGCGGGTGCTGGTGAATCAGCTTTCCGGTGCTCCGCAGGTCGGAATCCAGACGATGTTCACGACTCCGTACGACAGCATCAAGACCGCGCCGGGCGGCTACTACCGTCCGGATACGGCCATTGTCGTGTCGCCGGGCCAGCCGTTCGTGCTGCTCGTCAACGGCCGGACGACGGCGAGCTCGATCTGTATCTACGATCCCGCGCCCACCCTCTACGCGAAGGTCGTGATCGACAGCACCAAGCCGACCACCACGCGCGCGATCTACATGCGGGTGACGACCGATCCGAACTGCGGCTACAGATCGCTGGTGCCCGGCCTTCCATCGAACTGACCGCCCGTGCACGACTTACATCTGCTTCGTGAGAAACCCGAGACTGTCCGCGACGCGCTGAGGCGCCGGAACATGCTGGAGTCGAGCGGCGCGCTCGTGGATCATGCGCTCGCGCTCGACTCCGAGCGTCGATCGATCATCCAGCGTGTCGAGGAGCTCAAGGCGAATCGCAATGCGGTGACGCAGCAAGTCGCCAAACTGAAGCGCGCGGGTGAGGATGTCGAGTCGTTGATCGCCGAAGGCAGAGCGCTCGGCGACGAGATAGACGCGTTGCAGATGCATCTGACTTCGACGGAAGAAGAGTTGTCGGCCGTCGTGCTGCAGATTCCGAATGTGCCGCTTGCGGACGTGCCAGCGGGCGGAGAAGAGAACAACGCGGTGGTCAGAACGTGGGGAACTCCGCGCGCGCCTGATGGCGTGCTCCCACACTGGGAGATCGGTGCGAAGCTCGGGCTCATCGATCTGGAGCGCGGCGCCAAGATAAGCGGTTCCGGTTTCATCGTGTATCGCGGCGAGGGCGCTCGACTGGTACGCTCACTCATGAACCTCATGCTCGACACGCACACGCGCGAGCACGGATATCAGGAGACCTGGGTTCCAGCAGTTGTCAATCGCGAGTCGATGACGGGCACGGCGCAGTTCCCAAAGTTCGAGGATGAGCAGTACGGTTTGAGCGACGAGGAGCTGTTTCTCATTCCTACCGCGGAAGTTCCGCTCACCAATCTCTATCGTGACGAGATAATTCCCGAGTCGGATCTGCCGCGGATATTCACCGCTTATTCGCCCTGCTTCCGGCGCGAGGCTGGAGCGCATGGCAAGGACACGCGTGGTCTGCTTCGCGTGCATCAGTTCGACAAGGTCGAGCTGGTGCGGTACGCGCATCCGGACCGGTCGCTGGAAGAGCACGAGCTGATCACCGCGCACGCAGAGCGGATTCTTCAATTGCTCGAATTGCCGTACCGGGTGTTGCTGCTCGCAGCAGGAGACACGGGTTTCGCGAGTGCCAAGACGTACGATCTCGAGGCGTTTTCGCCGGGCGTCGGGAAGTGGCTCGAGGTGTCGTCGTCCAGCAACTTCATGGATTTTCAGGGGCGGCGCGCCAACATCCGCTTTCGCCCGACCGCTGGCGGG
The window above is part of the Gemmatimonadota bacterium genome. Proteins encoded here:
- a CDS encoding putative sugar nucleotidyl transferase, producing the protein MTSLYVYDDALARSFEPFALTRPVSELRAGAELIRRRWASVLVGNVAGFASAASLADFEESDAPPALAADAVMPAGAIIGNSRFVVALDETLRGTDSAWSCDGRICAVRLTRPLPASALADGSQALETWATNSRVTSLRGRWISAIWDLIAQLSQQLMEDIPIIAASIDTVPEPAGILGPHQVAIERGAAIESYVIFDATAGPILIRKGATISAFTRVVGPCCIGADTTIVGDRIANCSIGDKCKIRGEMSSTIVLGHSNKGHTGFVGHSYLGRWVNLGAGTTTSNLKNTYGTVHLWTPAGIVDTGQQFLGTMFGDHVKTGIGTMLTTGTVLGAGANVFGAATHPKFVAPFSWGEREPYATFHASKFIDVAERMMQRRGVQLGDALRRHLARAHARATNS
- a CDS encoding sugar phosphate nucleotidyltransferase gives rise to the protein MTEQAWSVVLAGGIGSRFWPLSTPERPKQLLPLVDERPLLVATLQRMHDLVPNERTLVLTNASLVDPICAAVPELSRANIVLEPRPAGTAAALAFAAAEIARRAGPETVMICVHADWAIADEPEFRATLERAVDVAREQHGLVTVGIVPTRPDPGFGYIEPGDAVAGSPARRVRRFIEKPTRERAVELCASSCLWNSGIFVWRVGDFLDEVRKHTPEVAQALDEIDGKPDSLARFFASVKSVSVDVGVLERSDCVYVVPGDFGWDDVGTWASLHRVRVQDGHGNVVSGTAVVSDATNNVVHAEGNAVVLFGVSDLVVVTRDGLTLVTTRDRSVDLKGLIESLPPGIQART
- a CDS encoding response regulator transcription factor translates to MATEGAQQRKQVLVADDEPHIGRIIKMKLEAGPFDVTLAFDGREAIDSLHAGDTRFDLVVLDLMMPERTGLDVLQDLRGTLHSDIPAIILTAAGQDEQERAALASGANAFVTKPFSPKKLYALVARLTGIKDPEDQ
- a CDS encoding roadblock/LC7 domain-containing protein; protein product: MATLRELTEAIQNRPGVEAVVILGADGLLIETHDTAQNRAEALAARVPAVATAASQLGDAAGSGTAALAVLEFERGYGVVLRLSDQALLFVSATADVALADLLYDLRQHRSSMAALV
- the serS gene encoding serine--tRNA ligase — its product is MHDLHLLREKPETVRDALRRRNMLESSGALVDHALALDSERRSIIQRVEELKANRNAVTQQVAKLKRAGEDVESLIAEGRALGDEIDALQMHLTSTEEELSAVVLQIPNVPLADVPAGGEENNAVVRTWGTPRAPDGVLPHWEIGAKLGLIDLERGAKISGSGFIVYRGEGARLVRSLMNLMLDTHTREHGYQETWVPAVVNRESMTGTAQFPKFEDEQYGLSDEELFLIPTAEVPLTNLYRDEIIPESDLPRIFTAYSPCFRREAGAHGKDTRGLLRVHQFDKVELVRYAHPDRSLEEHELITAHAERILQLLELPYRVLLLAAGDTGFASAKTYDLEAFSPGVGKWLEVSSSSNFMDFQGRRANIRFRPTAGGKPRFVHTLNASGLAFPRIIAAILEQHQNADGTVRVPAALEPYFGASVIK